From Roseburia hominis, the proteins below share one genomic window:
- a CDS encoding ParB N-terminal domain-containing protein, which produces MKLERLKLSEITPYENNPRKNDDAVNAVAESIRQCSYITPIIVDEDHVIIAGHTRYKALMALGEESAECLICDGLTEEQKKKYRFLDNKTGEKATWDLMKLEVELEGLDLEGFDFFGMAEDLPVDGAGGGSDKELTGTTEFDAEVFGDEEFKYECPNCGFRFN; this is translated from the coding sequence ATGAAGCTGGAAAGACTGAAACTATCGGAGATCACTCCGTATGAGAATAATCCACGCAAAAACGATGATGCGGTGAATGCGGTTGCGGAGAGCATCCGCCAGTGTTCCTATATCACGCCGATCATTGTGGATGAGGATCATGTGATCATAGCGGGCCATACCAGATATAAGGCTCTTATGGCTCTGGGTGAAGAGTCTGCGGAATGCCTGATCTGTGACGGCCTGACAGAAGAACAGAAAAAGAAATACAGGTTTCTGGATAACAAAACCGGCGAAAAGGCAACTTGGGACCTGATGAAGTTGGAAGTCGAACTGGAAGGACTTGATCTGGAAGGGTTCGACTTTTTTGGTATGGCGGAAGACCTGCCTGTGGATGGCGCCGGCGGCGGTTCTGACAAGGAATTGACCGGAACCACGGAATTTGATGCGGAGGTATTTGGGGATGAAGAGTTCAAATATGAATGCCCGAACTGCGGTTTCCGGTTCAACTGA
- a CDS encoding ParB N-terminal domain-containing protein, which translates to MKYVKKKLSELKPYENNPRINDEAVDDVVESIKQCSYIAPIIIDEDGVILAGHTRYKSLKKLGYKECEVVVASDLTEEQKKKYRLYDNKTAEMASWDQKKLSAELCDVDFQGYDFGQPETALPDESEETGPKRMTCPCCGEVFEV; encoded by the coding sequence ATGAAATATGTGAAGAAAAAGCTGTCAGAACTGAAGCCTTATGAGAACAATCCGAGGATCAATGACGAGGCGGTGGACGATGTTGTGGAGAGCATTAAGCAGTGTTCTTACATCGCACCGATCATTATTGATGAGGATGGCGTGATCCTGGCAGGGCATACAAGGTATAAATCACTGAAGAAGCTGGGATATAAGGAGTGTGAGGTTGTTGTCGCATCCGATCTGACAGAGGAACAGAAAAAGAAATACCGTCTGTATGACAACAAGACGGCAGAGATGGCTTCCTGGGATCAGAAGAAGCTGAGTGCGGAGCTGTGTGATGTGGATTTTCAGGGATATGATTTCGGACAGCCTGAGACTGCGCTGCCGGATGAATCCGAAGAGACCGGTCCTAAGAGGATGACCTGTCCATGCTGCGGGGAGGTGTTCGAGGTATGA
- a CDS encoding P27 family phage terminase small subunit, whose amino-acid sequence MAKDGTMRGGARVGSGRKSKALTEKIDSGLSATVIDPPEPAEINGEDVPPVKDFLKAAQKSGVDLCAEDVFKSTFLWLKERGCDRLVNTQLIEQYAMSVSRWVQCETCISEYGFLAKHPTTGAAITSPYVTMSQNYLKQVNQCWYQIYQIVKENCSVEYGGANPHDDLMEHLLSARKK is encoded by the coding sequence ATGGCCAAAGACGGGACTATGCGCGGCGGCGCAAGGGTTGGTTCCGGCAGGAAATCCAAAGCCCTGACGGAAAAGATCGACAGCGGGCTTTCGGCAACGGTCATTGACCCTCCGGAGCCTGCGGAGATAAACGGCGAGGATGTGCCGCCGGTGAAAGACTTTTTAAAAGCTGCTCAGAAGAGCGGCGTTGACCTGTGCGCGGAGGATGTGTTCAAAAGCACATTCCTCTGGCTGAAGGAAAGGGGCTGTGACCGGCTGGTGAACACGCAGCTGATTGAACAGTATGCGATGTCGGTATCCAGATGGGTACAGTGCGAGACCTGCATATCGGAATACGGATTTCTGGCAAAGCATCCGACTACGGGTGCGGCGATCACTTCTCCGTATGTGACGATGAGCCAGAATTACCTGAAACAGGTGAATCAGTGCTGGTATCAGATCTATCAGATCGTGAAGGAAAACTGCTCCGTGGAGTACGGTGGTGCGAATCCGCATGATGACTTGATGGAGCACCTGCTTTCGGCAAGGAAGAAATAG
- a CDS encoding HNH endonuclease signature motif containing protein: protein MPRKPKKPCAYPGCPNLTEGRYCPEHQSKVNSNYEKYGRDPRTKKRYGRAWKRIRDKYVMEHPFCELCFQCGVIVETEEVHHKLPLSEGGTHDRSNLIALCKSCHSRIHAERGDRWGNHAHE from the coding sequence ATGCCGAGAAAACCTAAGAAGCCTTGTGCTTATCCGGGCTGTCCGAATCTGACGGAAGGAAGATACTGTCCGGAACATCAGAGCAAGGTGAACAGCAACTATGAGAAGTATGGGCGTGATCCCAGGACAAAGAAGCGTTACGGAAGAGCGTGGAAAAGGATCCGCGATAAGTATGTCATGGAGCATCCCTTTTGTGAGCTGTGCTTCCAGTGTGGGGTTATCGTGGAGACTGAGGAAGTCCATCATAAGCTTCCGCTGAGTGAAGGTGGCACGCACGACAGGAGCAATCTGATCGCGCTGTGCAAGTCGTGTCACTCACGGATTCATGCTGAGCGTGGAGACCGCTGGGGGAACCACGCGCATGAGTGA
- a CDS encoding DUF1492 domain-containing protein — MNRQQTAAKNYLMRAYRVDQRIENKLEQIQQLNDLATKATVTYTDMPGSPNRNIHSLEDVIVKIIDIKTEIHADMLELVDLKKEIMDSIKKVEDPELQLILELRYMSYMGWEKIAGELGYGIDNVFKLHRKALDFVEVPETLQ, encoded by the coding sequence ATGAACAGACAGCAGACAGCGGCCAAGAATTATCTAATGAGGGCATACCGGGTGGATCAGCGGATCGAGAATAAACTGGAGCAGATACAGCAGCTGAATGATCTGGCAACCAAGGCAACGGTGACATATACTGATATGCCGGGAAGTCCGAACAGGAATATCCACAGTCTGGAGGATGTCATCGTGAAGATCATTGATATCAAGACGGAGATCCACGCGGATATGCTGGAACTGGTAGATCTGAAGAAGGAGATTATGGATTCCATCAAAAAGGTGGAGGATCCGGAGCTTCAGCTGATACTGGAACTGCGGTATATGTCCTATATGGGATGGGAGAAGATCGCCGGGGAACTTGGATATGGCATTGATAATGTTTTCAAGCTTCACCGGAAAGCACTTGATTTTGTTGAGGTTCCTGAAACTTTACAGTAA
- a CDS encoding DEAD/DEAH box helicase — MRYEPHDYQVYAAEYIKQHDVAAVLLECGLGKTSITLTAINDLMFDSFEIHKVLVIAPIRVAKMSWPDEIEKWDHLHGLRYSVAVGTEAERIKALKEDADIYLINRENVQWLIEKSGLPFDYDMVVVDELSSFKNWQAKRFKALMKVRPKVKRVVGLTGTPSSNGLMDLFAEYKVLDIGQRLGRFIGQYRNAYFKPDKTNGHIVYSYKLLPGAEDAIYARISDITISMKSADHLIMPELVNSRYTVHLDKKELLKYVRMKQDLLLKLPKGEVTAANAAALSGKLVQMANGAVYSDDGDYEKIHDRKLDALEDIIEAANGKPVLVAYWFRHDLERIEGRLAELKMDFCRLDKDINIRRWNKGSVPVGLIHPASAGHGLNLQSGGNMLVWFGLTWSLELYQQTVARLWRQGQKNTVSVIHIIAAKTIDEQIMRALETKDHTQRALIDAVKAEVVIDGS; from the coding sequence ATGAGATACGAACCACATGATTATCAGGTCTATGCGGCGGAATATATCAAGCAGCATGATGTGGCGGCGGTGCTTCTGGAATGCGGGCTTGGGAAGACTTCCATTACGCTGACCGCGATAAATGACCTGATGTTTGACAGCTTCGAGATCCATAAGGTGCTTGTGATAGCACCGATCAGGGTAGCGAAAATGAGCTGGCCGGATGAGATCGAAAAATGGGATCACCTGCATGGACTGAGATACAGCGTGGCGGTTGGGACTGAGGCTGAGAGGATAAAGGCGCTGAAAGAAGACGCGGATATTTATCTGATCAACAGGGAGAACGTCCAGTGGCTGATCGAGAAGAGCGGCCTGCCTTTTGACTACGATATGGTGGTCGTGGATGAGCTGTCATCCTTCAAGAACTGGCAGGCGAAGAGGTTCAAGGCGCTGATGAAGGTAAGACCGAAGGTGAAGAGAGTCGTGGGACTGACCGGAACACCTTCTTCCAACGGACTGATGGATCTGTTTGCGGAATATAAGGTCCTGGACATTGGGCAAAGGCTTGGAAGGTTTATCGGGCAGTACCGAAATGCTTATTTCAAGCCGGATAAGACGAACGGCCATATTGTTTACAGTTATAAGCTCCTTCCGGGTGCTGAGGATGCGATCTATGCCAGGATTTCGGATATCACGATATCCATGAAGTCAGCGGATCATCTGATAATGCCGGAACTGGTCAATTCGAGGTACACGGTGCATCTGGATAAAAAGGAACTGCTGAAATATGTGAGGATGAAACAGGACCTACTTCTGAAACTGCCTAAAGGGGAAGTGACGGCTGCAAATGCGGCGGCTCTTTCCGGAAAGCTTGTACAGATGGCAAACGGAGCGGTCTATTCCGATGATGGCGATTATGAGAAGATCCATGACCGGAAACTGGACGCCCTTGAAGATATCATCGAGGCGGCGAATGGGAAACCGGTGCTTGTGGCTTACTGGTTCAGGCATGACCTGGAACGGATAGAGGGAAGGCTTGCGGAATTGAAAATGGATTTCTGCAGGTTGGACAAGGACATAAATATCCGCAGATGGAATAAAGGAAGCGTTCCTGTCGGCCTGATACATCCTGCATCAGCCGGTCATGGCTTAAACCTTCAGAGCGGCGGCAATATGCTTGTGTGGTTTGGGCTTACATGGAGCCTGGAACTGTATCAGCAGACTGTGGCGAGGTTATGGAGGCAAGGTCAGAAGAATACAGTGTCCGTTATCCATATCATTGCGGCGAAAACCATTGATGAGCAGATCATGAGGGCGTTGGAAACAAAAGACCATACACAGAGGGCACTGATTGATGCCGTGAAAGCAGAGGTGGTGATTGATGGCAGCTAA
- a CDS encoding VRR-NUC domain-containing protein produces the protein MREKTVEQKLVRAVKAAGGICPKWVAPGFDGMPDRIVLLPDGRLGFVEVKAPGKKARPLQRSRHELLRSLGFKVYVLDKPEQIGGIIDEIRTT, from the coding sequence ATGAGAGAAAAAACAGTCGAGCAGAAACTTGTGAGGGCAGTAAAGGCAGCAGGCGGCATCTGTCCGAAGTGGGTAGCACCCGGATTCGATGGGATGCCTGACCGGATCGTGCTTTTGCCGGATGGGAGGTTGGGATTTGTGGAAGTAAAGGCTCCAGGGAAGAAGGCGAGGCCATTGCAGAGGTCAAGACATGAGCTGCTGAGGTCGTTAGGGTTCAAGGTCTATGTGCTGGATAAGCCGGAGCAGATTGGAGGGATCATTGATGAGATACGAACCACATGA
- a CDS encoding virulence-associated E family protein: protein MKIAYGNSRMEKKWKNNEISWDDFCKRVSTTQTTTETVEEYRKMTKPQQDSIKDVGGFVGGHLRGGRRKTGTVLCRSMLTLDMDHGTPDVMDELSMFNSHEMCIYSTHKHTPEAPRLRLIMPLKRDVSEDEYPALARKVAQEIGMDLFDDTTYQPHRLMYWPSTSSNGEFVYKVMDGSVLDPDYYLGLYDDWRDVSTWPVSSRESEAVEKSAKQQADPLIKTGVVGAFCRTYSIREAVEKFLPDVYEPSAMEGRYDYIPADSSAGVTIIDEKFSYSFHATDPACGQLLNAFDVVRVHKFSDDDPKKSFNAMAEFAVSDEQVKLRIFEEKQQAAAEEFDEADPDAWKKQLQYEKRSMEIKNNLHNITLIMENDENLKGIVFNQLADGMEIKGKVPWSHPAKFWRDADDAQLICYVDAAYGTFSARNYDIAVAKVVDDRSYHPIREFFESLPEWDKVERVDTLLIDYLGAEDSPYVRAVTRKELCAAYVRVYHPGAKFDNMIVLNGDQGIGKSTLISRLGGEWYSDSLNLSDMNDKTAAEKLQGYWIMEIGELAGMKKADLDKVKAFISRQDDKYRASFGRRVTPHPRQCVFFGTTNSQNGYLRDITGNRRYWNVKVPGNGRLKPWELDDDTVKQIWAEVLLYAKSGEKLYLPPELEDYAKEEQRAAMERDDREGLVQEYLDMLLPDNWESMDVYKRREYVRDADDPMRPVGSVRRMEVSNMEIWCECFGKPKEDMKPSDSYALSAIMERIDGWSKTGKARILPIYGRQRIYKRDE from the coding sequence ATGAAGATAGCATATGGCAATTCCCGTATGGAGAAAAAGTGGAAGAACAACGAGATCTCCTGGGATGATTTCTGCAAAAGGGTCAGCACAACGCAGACCACGACGGAAACGGTTGAAGAATACAGGAAGATGACAAAGCCCCAGCAGGACAGCATCAAGGATGTGGGCGGTTTTGTCGGCGGCCATTTGAGGGGCGGCAGAAGGAAGACCGGGACGGTTCTCTGCCGTTCCATGCTGACTCTGGATATGGACCACGGCACGCCGGATGTGATGGATGAGCTTTCCATGTTCAATTCGCATGAGATGTGCATTTATTCCACACACAAGCATACCCCGGAGGCACCGAGGCTCAGGCTGATCATGCCGCTTAAGAGAGATGTGTCAGAGGATGAATATCCGGCGCTGGCGAGGAAGGTGGCGCAGGAGATTGGGATGGATCTGTTTGACGATACCACCTACCAGCCGCACAGGCTGATGTACTGGCCTTCCACATCGTCAAATGGGGAATTTGTTTATAAGGTCATGGATGGTTCTGTTTTGGATCCGGATTATTATCTGGGGCTTTATGATGACTGGCGCGATGTTTCTACATGGCCAGTATCGTCAAGGGAGTCAGAGGCGGTGGAGAAGTCAGCAAAGCAGCAGGCGGATCCGTTGATAAAGACAGGTGTGGTCGGGGCATTCTGCCGTACCTACTCCATAAGGGAGGCGGTAGAGAAGTTCCTGCCGGATGTATATGAGCCGTCAGCGATGGAAGGAAGGTATGACTATATACCGGCTGACAGTTCCGCCGGTGTGACCATTATTGATGAGAAGTTTTCCTACAGCTTCCATGCGACTGATCCGGCATGCGGTCAGCTCCTGAATGCTTTTGACGTTGTGAGGGTGCATAAGTTTTCGGATGATGATCCGAAGAAGTCATTCAACGCTATGGCTGAGTTCGCGGTTTCGGATGAGCAGGTGAAGCTTCGTATCTTTGAAGAAAAGCAGCAGGCGGCGGCAGAGGAATTTGACGAGGCTGATCCGGATGCCTGGAAGAAGCAGCTGCAGTACGAAAAAAGGAGCATGGAGATCAAGAACAATCTCCACAATATCACTCTCATTATGGAGAACGATGAGAACCTGAAGGGCATCGTGTTCAACCAGCTTGCGGATGGGATGGAGATCAAGGGGAAAGTCCCCTGGTCGCATCCAGCGAAGTTCTGGAGGGATGCTGATGACGCACAACTGATCTGCTATGTGGATGCGGCATATGGGACATTCTCAGCGAGGAATTATGACATAGCGGTCGCAAAAGTCGTGGATGATCGGTCCTATCATCCGATCAGGGAGTTTTTCGAGTCGCTGCCGGAATGGGACAAGGTCGAGAGGGTTGACACGCTGCTCATTGATTATCTGGGAGCGGAGGATTCACCGTATGTCCGGGCGGTCACAAGGAAGGAACTGTGTGCCGCCTATGTCCGTGTGTATCATCCGGGAGCAAAGTTTGACAATATGATCGTTTTGAACGGAGACCAGGGCATCGGGAAAAGCACTCTGATTTCAAGGCTTGGCGGCGAGTGGTATTCGGACAGTCTGAACCTTTCGGATATGAACGACAAGACGGCGGCGGAGAAGCTGCAGGGATACTGGATCATGGAGATCGGCGAGCTTGCCGGGATGAAGAAGGCTGACCTGGACAAGGTGAAGGCATTCATTTCCAGACAGGATGACAAGTACAGGGCAAGCTTCGGCAGAAGGGTTACGCCGCATCCGAGGCAGTGCGTTTTCTTTGGCACCACCAACAGCCAGAACGGATACCTGAGGGACATTACCGGGAACAGACGGTACTGGAACGTGAAGGTGCCGGGGAACGGCAGGCTGAAGCCGTGGGAACTGGATGACGATACGGTGAAGCAGATATGGGCGGAAGTCTTGCTGTATGCCAAATCCGGGGAGAAGCTGTATCTTCCGCCGGAACTGGAGGATTATGCCAAGGAAGAGCAGCGGGCGGCGATGGAGCGTGATGACCGGGAAGGACTGGTGCAGGAATACCTGGATATGCTCCTGCCTGATAACTGGGAATCAATGGATGTCTATAAGCGCAGGGAATATGTGCGTGATGCTGATGATCCGATGCGTCCGGTCGGCTCCGTTCGCAGGATGGAGGTATCCAACATGGAGATCTGGTGCGAGTGCTTTGGAAAGCCTAAGGAAGATATGAAGCCTTCTGACAGCTACGCCCTGTCAGCCATTATGGAGAGAATTGACGGCTGGAGCAAGACCGGAAAGGCAAGGATACTGCCTATCTACGGACGGCAGCGGATCTATAAAAGGGACGAGTGA
- a CDS encoding DUF4406 domain-containing protein: MVSKYNSEGYKDPVVYEALTRVEAEERAARAAAAYRPLVYICSPYAGDIERNTYRARAFSRFAVEKKYIPIAPHLLCPQYLNEVTERWLGLKMGIVFMGKCEEVWVFGDAISEGMAAEIEKAKRMRKKIRYFTDDLQEKEGMV, from the coding sequence ATGGTCAGTAAATACAACAGCGAAGGTTACAAAGATCCTGTGGTATATGAGGCGCTGACCAGAGTTGAGGCGGAAGAGCGCGCAGCCAGGGCGGCTGCCGCTTACCGCCCTTTGGTCTATATCTGTTCGCCGTATGCCGGGGATATCGAGAGGAACACGTACAGGGCAAGAGCGTTTTCCAGATTCGCGGTGGAGAAGAAATATATCCCGATCGCACCGCACCTGTTATGCCCGCAGTATCTGAATGAGGTAACGGAAAGATGGCTGGGACTAAAGATGGGGATCGTGTTCATGGGCAAATGCGAAGAGGTCTGGGTATTCGGGGATGCAATCTCCGAGGGCATGGCTGCCGAGATCGAAAAAGCCAAAAGGATGAGGAAAAAGATCCGGTATTTTACGGACGATCTGCAGGAGAAGGAGGGAATGGTTTGA
- a CDS encoding phage antirepressor, producing the protein MSELQVFNNAEFGSVRSLMVNGEPYFVGKDVTDILGYSNSRKAIGDHVDEEDKGVTKCDTLGGAQDMVIINESGLYSLILSSRLPSAKRFKRWVTSEVLPAIRKHGVFAMDDIVNNTDALIEALQAFKAERLQRMALEEENAVQKQQLVEMKPKASYYDVVLNSPDLVSITEIAKDYGWSAQKMNEYLHTHGIQFKQGGRIWILYQKYAEMGLTSTKTHTYPDNNGTIHTKVHTYWTQKGRLFIYDLLKGKGILPTIEQEG; encoded by the coding sequence ATGAGTGAGTTACAGGTATTCAACAATGCGGAATTTGGCTCTGTCCGCAGCCTTATGGTAAATGGCGAGCCGTATTTTGTCGGTAAGGATGTTACGGATATTCTGGGTTACAGCAATAGCCGTAAAGCTATCGGCGACCATGTGGACGAGGAAGACAAGGGGGTAACGAAATGTGACACCCTTGGCGGGGCGCAGGACATGGTGATCATCAATGAATCCGGTCTGTACAGTCTGATCCTTTCCAGCAGGCTTCCTTCCGCAAAGCGTTTCAAGAGGTGGGTGACTTCCGAAGTCCTTCCGGCGATTAGGAAACATGGTGTGTTTGCAATGGATGACATTGTGAATAACACGGACGCGCTGATCGAGGCACTTCAGGCCTTCAAGGCAGAGCGTCTGCAGAGGATGGCGCTGGAAGAAGAGAATGCCGTCCAGAAACAACAGCTTGTGGAGATGAAGCCGAAGGCAAGCTATTACGATGTGGTGCTGAACAGTCCGGATCTGGTTTCCATTACGGAGATCGCGAAGGATTATGGGTGGAGCGCTCAGAAGATGAACGAGTATCTGCATACCCACGGTATTCAGTTCAAGCAGGGCGGCAGGATCTGGATCCTTTATCAGAAGTATGCGGAGATGGGGCTGACAAGCACGAAGACGCACACCTATCCGGATAATAACGGAACGATCCACACGAAGGTGCATACCTATTGGACGCAGAAGGGAAGGCTTTTCATTTATGACCTGTTAAAGGGAAAAGGAATCCTTCCTACGATCGAACAGGAGGGATAA
- a CDS encoding DNA polymerase translates to METISIDIETYSGNDLNKCGVYKYVQHPDFDILLFGYAVDGGEVLVVDLVAGEEIPEEILASLSDEYVTKWAFNSNFERICLSEWLRRKHPEHFYSYSVEGDSVGDYLDPRGWKCSMIWSAYMGLPLSLAGVGAVLGLEEQKLKEGKDLIRYFCVPCKPTKNNGGRTRNLPEHDREKWELFKFYNRRDVEVEQSIQKKLHNFPVPDFVWEEFWLDQEINDRGILLDLTLVENAIALDEISKDKLSDAMKDITELENPNSVAQMKQWLSDQGVETDSLGKKDVAKMIADDDIDEDVAEALRLRQQLAKSSVKKYKAMQTAVCNDGRARGMFQFYGANRSGRWAGRIIQLQNLPQNHMDDLEQARGLVRNGDYEALSMLYDSVPNVLSELIRTAFVAGEGKKFCVADFSAIEARVLSWLAGEQWRTDVFVNNGDIYCASASAMFGVPVEKHGQNAELRQKGKIAELALGYGGSVGALKSMGAIEMGLTEEELQPLVDSWRSANPNIVRFWWDVDRVVKKAVKQREPSVLKGIRFECRSGMLFITLPSGRRLAYVKPRMGENRFGGEAVTYEGVGGTKKWERIESYGPKFVENIVQAISRDILCCAMRTLSHCFICAHVHDELIIECRKDVSLSAICEQMGRTPSWAEGLILDADGYETIFYKKS, encoded by the coding sequence ATGGAAACGATCAGTATTGATATAGAAACCTATTCCGGGAATGACCTGAATAAGTGCGGCGTGTACAAGTATGTGCAGCATCCGGATTTTGACATATTGCTGTTCGGCTATGCTGTGGATGGCGGTGAGGTCCTTGTGGTTGATCTGGTAGCAGGGGAAGAGATACCGGAAGAGATCCTGGCATCGTTATCAGACGAGTATGTGACCAAGTGGGCGTTCAACAGCAACTTTGAACGCATCTGCCTGTCGGAATGGTTAAGGCGGAAACACCCGGAGCATTTTTATTCTTACAGCGTGGAAGGTGATTCCGTCGGGGATTATCTGGATCCGAGGGGCTGGAAGTGTTCCATGATATGGTCCGCATATATGGGATTGCCGTTATCTCTTGCCGGCGTTGGAGCCGTACTGGGTCTGGAAGAACAGAAGCTGAAGGAAGGCAAGGATCTGATACGGTACTTTTGCGTTCCCTGCAAGCCGACCAAGAACAACGGCGGCAGGACAAGGAACCTTCCGGAGCATGACAGGGAGAAGTGGGAACTGTTCAAGTTTTATAACCGGAGGGATGTGGAAGTTGAGCAGTCCATACAGAAGAAGCTGCATAACTTTCCGGTGCCGGATTTTGTCTGGGAAGAGTTCTGGCTGGATCAGGAGATCAACGACAGGGGCATTCTGCTTGACCTGACTCTGGTGGAGAACGCCATTGCCCTGGATGAGATATCGAAGGATAAGCTGTCGGACGCCATGAAGGATATTACGGAACTGGAAAATCCGAACAGTGTGGCGCAGATGAAGCAGTGGCTGTCCGATCAGGGAGTTGAAACAGATTCTCTGGGAAAGAAGGATGTGGCAAAGATGATCGCGGATGATGATATCGATGAGGACGTCGCCGAGGCGTTAAGGCTCCGGCAGCAGCTGGCGAAGTCATCCGTGAAGAAATACAAGGCAATGCAGACGGCGGTCTGTAATGACGGCAGGGCGAGGGGAATGTTCCAGTTTTACGGAGCCAACCGGTCAGGCAGATGGGCGGGGCGCATCATCCAGCTGCAGAACCTTCCGCAGAACCATATGGATGACCTGGAACAGGCCAGAGGGCTTGTGAGGAACGGGGATTATGAAGCACTGTCCATGCTTTATGATTCCGTGCCGAATGTGCTTTCAGAACTGATCCGGACAGCGTTTGTTGCCGGGGAAGGGAAGAAGTTCTGTGTGGCGGATTTTTCTGCGATCGAGGCAAGGGTGCTGTCGTGGCTTGCCGGGGAGCAGTGGAGGACGGATGTATTCGTGAACAATGGAGATATATACTGTGCTTCCGCTTCGGCGATGTTCGGGGTGCCGGTGGAAAAACATGGCCAGAATGCGGAACTGAGGCAGAAGGGCAAGATTGCGGAACTGGCTTTAGGTTACGGCGGCTCTGTCGGCGCTTTGAAATCGATGGGTGCTATTGAGATGGGGCTTACTGAGGAAGAACTGCAGCCGCTGGTGGATTCATGGAGATCTGCGAATCCGAATATTGTGAGGTTCTGGTGGGATGTTGACCGGGTGGTGAAAAAGGCTGTGAAGCAGCGGGAGCCGTCTGTCTTAAAAGGGATCCGCTTTGAATGCCGGAGCGGGATGCTGTTCATTACCCTGCCGTCCGGGAGAAGGCTTGCATATGTGAAGCCGAGGATGGGTGAGAACCGGTTTGGCGGGGAAGCCGTTACCTATGAAGGCGTGGGTGGCACGAAGAAATGGGAACGCATCGAGAGTTACGGCCCGAAGTTCGTGGAGAATATCGTGCAGGCGATATCCAGGGATATCCTCTGCTGCGCCATGAGGACATTGTCGCATTGCTTTATATGTGCCCATGTGCATGATGAACTGATCATCGAGTGCCGGAAGGATGTTTCATTATCAGCGATATGTGAACAGATGGGAAGGACGCCGTCCTGGGCGGAAGGGTTGATTCTGGATGCCGATGGGTATGAAACGATTTTTTACAAGAAATCATAA
- a CDS encoding DUF2815 family protein codes for MSKFVNPTKVITGVNTRWSYVNAWEPKSINGGAPKYSVSLIIPKSDTKTIERIQAAIQAAYEEGQGKLKGNGKSVPALSVLKTPLRDGDAERPDDEAYADSYFVNANSGTAPGIVDADRNPIIDRSEVYSGVYGRASINFYAFNSNGNKGIACGLNNLQKIRDGEPLGGKSRAEDDFATEDDDDFLS; via the coding sequence ATGAGCAAGTTTGTTAATCCTACAAAGGTAATCACCGGAGTAAACACGAGATGGAGCTACGTCAACGCATGGGAGCCGAAGTCTATCAACGGCGGAGCGCCGAAGTATTCGGTATCCCTGATCATTCCGAAGTCCGATACCAAGACGATCGAGAGGATCCAGGCGGCCATTCAGGCGGCGTATGAGGAAGGCCAGGGCAAGCTGAAGGGCAACGGCAAGTCTGTCCCTGCTCTGTCGGTACTGAAGACTCCGCTCCGTGACGGCGATGCGGAGAGACCGGATGATGAGGCGTATGCGGATTCTTACTTCGTCAACGCCAACAGCGGCACGGCTCCGGGCATTGTGGACGCAGACAGAAATCCGATCATTGACCGTTCCGAGGTGTATTCCGGCGTGTACGGCAGGGCGAGTATCAATTTCTATGCTTTCAACAGCAACGGGAATAAGGGTATCGCCTGCGGCCTGAATAACCTTCAGAAGATCCGTGACGGCGAGCCTCTTGGCGGCAAGTCCAGGGCAGAGGATGATTTTGCGACTGAGGATGATGACGATTTCCTGTCATAA